A window of the Bacillus andreraoultii genome harbors these coding sequences:
- a CDS encoding nitrate/nitrite transporter, producing the protein MKKRGIQLTLQTSSLIVGFMVWVLLSSLMTYIKEDIALTSGQASIVTAVPVILGSLLRIPLGFYSDRFGARLIFSISFLILLFPVFFISTADSFIDLIIGGLFLGIGGATFSIGVTSLPKYYPKERHGFINGVYGVGNAGTAITTFGAPILASSIGWQGTVRLYLILLLAFIALIFVFGDRKEVKVKKSMVEQIQGVYKNATLWFLSLFYFITFGAFVAFTVFLPSFLVTYFGLDPVDAGLRTGFFIILATAMRPIGGFLADKFNAFIILMLVFCFVSLSGILLAFSPDIKWYTVGALSVAVSAGIGNGTIFKLVPLYFSNQAGVVNGIVSAMGGLGGFFPPLLLTAVNNMTGQYAIAFMLMSEFALVSFVIVAFMYYQEKLATMRNSKLN; encoded by the coding sequence ATGAAGAAACGAGGAATTCAATTAACACTTCAAACTTCAAGTCTAATCGTCGGTTTCATGGTCTGGGTACTTTTATCGTCTCTTATGACTTATATTAAAGAAGACATAGCACTGACTTCTGGTCAAGCATCAATCGTTACTGCTGTACCTGTCATTTTAGGTTCGCTTTTACGAATCCCCCTTGGCTTTTATAGTGACCGATTCGGAGCAAGATTAATTTTTAGTATTAGTTTTCTTATACTTTTATTTCCCGTTTTTTTTATTAGTACTGCCGATTCATTCATCGATTTAATTATTGGAGGATTATTTTTAGGTATAGGAGGAGCAACTTTTTCAATCGGCGTAACATCGCTACCAAAGTACTATCCGAAAGAAAGACATGGTTTCATTAATGGCGTTTATGGTGTTGGTAACGCCGGAACTGCAATTACAACTTTTGGAGCACCAATTTTAGCAAGTTCGATTGGCTGGCAAGGAACCGTACGTCTTTATTTAATTCTCTTACTCGCTTTTATTGCCTTAATCTTCGTATTTGGAGATCGTAAAGAAGTAAAAGTAAAAAAATCGATGGTTGAGCAAATTCAAGGGGTTTATAAAAATGCAACATTATGGTTCTTAAGCCTGTTTTACTTTATTACTTTCGGAGCTTTTGTCGCGTTTACCGTGTTTTTACCAAGTTTTTTAGTAACTTATTTTGGATTAGACCCTGTAGATGCTGGACTTAGAACAGGATTCTTTATTATTTTAGCAACGGCAATGCGACCAATTGGCGGATTTTTAGCAGATAAATTTAATGCGTTTATTATATTAATGCTCGTATTTTGTTTTGTCTCTTTATCAGGAATTCTACTTGCTTTTTCTCCGGATATTAAGTGGTACACTGTAGGCGCATTGTCAGTAGCTGTTTCAGCTGGTATCGGTAATGGAACGATTTTTAAACTTGTTCCCTTATATTTTTCAAACCAAGCAGGAGTTGTAAACGGCATTGTTTCAGCAATGGGTGGTCTTGGTGGATTTTTTCCTCCTTTATTACTAACAGCGGTAAATAATATGACCGGGCAATATGCAATAGCTTTTATGTTAATGTCTGAATTTGCACTTGTCAGCTTTGTCATTGTTGCTTTTATGTATTATCAAGAAAAATTAGCTACGATGCGAAACTCGAAGCTTAATTAA
- the narI gene encoding respiratory nitrate reductase subunit gamma: MTDLFFWVVFPYLTLTIMIVGLLYRYAFRQLTWAAPSTNFFEKKWLRIGSPLFHYGIIFAFIGHIMGVVIPLEFYNALGIPDHLYHFGAIYGGGLAGLMVVVGLVILLIRKITIDPVRVKATFADYFSVLAVLFVAATGTYMTIIFNLTVYPYEYRETIGPWFRSLFIFQPKYELMHGVPFLFKFHIVSAFALFASIPFTRLVHIFSFPIRYPARPPQQYRSRSNYKRQKI; encoded by the coding sequence ATGACCGATCTCTTTTTTTGGGTAGTATTTCCGTATTTAACCTTAACAATTATGATTGTAGGTTTATTATATCGTTACGCTTTTAGACAACTTACTTGGGCTGCACCTTCAACAAATTTTTTCGAAAAGAAGTGGTTGCGAATTGGGTCTCCACTATTCCACTATGGTATTATTTTCGCTTTTATTGGTCACATCATGGGAGTCGTTATTCCGTTAGAGTTTTATAATGCGTTAGGTATACCAGACCACCTCTATCATTTTGGAGCAATTTACGGTGGTGGATTAGCTGGACTGATGGTAGTAGTTGGACTAGTTATACTATTAATAAGAAAGATTACAATTGATCCGGTAAGGGTGAAAGCGACATTCGCTGACTATTTTTCAGTTCTCGCCGTTCTTTTTGTCGCTGCAACAGGTACTTACATGACGATTATATTTAATTTAACAGTCTACCCATACGAGTACCGTGAAACAATAGGACCGTGGTTCCGTAGTTTATTTATATTCCAACCGAAATATGAACTAATGCATGGTGTTCCGTTTTTGTTCAAATTTCATATCGTTTCGGCCTTTGCTCTTTTTGCGTCGATTCCGTTCACTCGGCTTGTTCACATCTTTAGTTTTCCGATTCGCTATCCAGCTAGACCACCGCAGCAATATCGGTCAAGATCAAATTATAAAAGACAAAAAATATAA
- the narJ gene encoding nitrate reductase molybdenum cofactor assembly chaperone, with protein MNNEHRTILLVASRLLDYPDVGLKELLEEVEEFVQHTIASSTVKEEIRMMYRPFVTFSDIQLKELYVETFDLKTKLGLYLTAHELGDSNRRGAALIKLQKIINHAGFERVGEELADYIPMLLEFLTVAPENSEIERLKKRIGVALSYMKENLFENNPYFGVFTMLMKYVFSQPTKEELQQLEKGREEADLEELPYPIMYQ; from the coding sequence ATGAATAATGAACATAGAACGATTCTCCTCGTTGCATCTCGGCTTTTAGATTATCCTGATGTAGGATTGAAAGAGCTTCTTGAAGAAGTAGAAGAGTTTGTTCAACATACAATCGCTTCATCAACAGTAAAAGAAGAAATTCGAATGATGTATAGGCCATTCGTAACTTTTAGTGATATACAGTTAAAAGAGCTTTATGTTGAAACGTTTGATTTAAAAACAAAACTAGGTCTTTATTTAACAGCTCATGAGTTAGGAGATAGTAACCGTCGAGGAGCTGCTTTAATAAAACTACAAAAAATCATTAATCATGCTGGATTTGAACGAGTAGGTGAAGAGTTAGCTGACTACATACCGATGCTGCTTGAGTTTCTAACAGTTGCACCTGAAAACTCAGAAATTGAACGATTAAAAAAGAGAATTGGCGTTGCATTGAGTTATATGAAAGAGAATTTATTTGAAAACAACCCTTATTTTGGTGTATTTACAATGCTTATGAAGTATGTTTTTTCTCAACCTACGAAAGAAGAATTGCAACAATTAGAAAAGGGTCGAGAAGAGGCCGATTTGGAAGAATTACCATACCCGATTATGTATCAATAA